A window from Triticum aestivum cultivar Chinese Spring chromosome 6D, IWGSC CS RefSeq v2.1, whole genome shotgun sequence encodes these proteins:
- the LOC123142864 gene encoding agamous-like MADS-box protein AGL80: MARKKVTLKYITHDSTRRSRFRKRLRSLMKKATELATMCDVKTCVVVYGESDAEPKVFPSHAEAVDILNEFKSMPELGHCKKTMDQEAFLTQRIAKLRDQVDKARRECQDSEIRYLLYNIMHGNHPGLVDLSVEELARLGWKVDELLKSLGERMGKNHVQAPPPAPCVSTNNIDMGSPPLYLASPQEEEGWLDMVSSGGDVGTQVYGGNASHDGAGFSGGGMMMQTQFSDLGFSSSPFPPM, translated from the coding sequence ATGGCTCGCAAGAAGGTGACCCTCAAGTACATCACCCACGACTCCACCCGGCGCTCTAGGTTCAGGAAGCGTCTCAGGAGCCTGATGAAAAAGGCGACCGAGCTGGCCACCATGTGCGATGTCAAGACCTGCGTGGTGGTGTACGGCGAGAGCGACGCGGAACCTAAGGTGTTCCCTTCCCACGCCGAGGCGGTGGATATCCTGAATGAATTCAAGAGCATGCCGGAGCTGGGGCATTGCAAGAAGACGATGGACCAGGAGGCATTCCTCACCCAGCGCATCGCCAAGCTCCGGGACCAGGTCGACAAGGCTCGCCGCGAGTGCCAGGACAGCGAGATCAGGTACCTCCTTTACAACATCATGCACGGCAACCACCCAGGCCTCGTTGATCTCAGCGTTGAGGAGCTCGCCCGCCTTGGCTGGAAGGTGGACGAGCTCCTCAAGAGCCTCGGCGAACGCATGGGAAAAAACCATGTCCAGGCGCCGCCGCCAGCTCCATGCGTCAGCACCAACAACATCGACATGGGGTCTCCGCCGCTGTATCTGGCGTCACCGCAGGAGGAGGAAGGCTGGCTTGACATGGTGAGCTCCGGTGGGGACGTCGGCACCCAGGTCTACGGTGGCAATGCCAGCCACGACGGCGCCGGCTTCTCCGGCGGTGGTATGATGATGCAGACGCAATTCTCCGATCTGGGGTTCAGTTCGAGTCCTTTCCCTCCCATGTAA